The Armatimonadia bacterium genome contains the following window.
GGGACGCCGGACCGGGTTCAGCCTCAGCAGCATCTCCCAGTTCCGCGAGTAGAAGGCGCCGTTCTCGCGCTCCTTCACCAGGGGCTGCCGTCCGCGGACGGCGGAGTGGTCATACCCCGGACCCAGGGCCGCGCAGCCCGCCAGTGACAGACCCAGGGCACCGCCCCAGTTGCAGGTGTTGTCGGCCTCGCCCTCCCAGGCGGTCTGCTTGATGATGTACGGGTTCACCCCAAAGTCCTTCTCGAAGCGCTCACGCACATAGGGGAACAGCTCCGGGTCCTGCTTCGCAGCGAAGCCCGGTGAGTACAGCAGGATGATGGGCCGACCGTCGATGGCCGCCCACAGTCGTGGCGGGATGTAGCTGAAGAAGTCGCGCACCGTGCAGTAAAACCACGCCTTGCCGTCGGGAGTTGACAGGTCGACCTTCCGTCCCGACTTGTTGTGGCTCAGCGTGCTGGTGTCGTAGAACAGCCCAATCTTGGGGCACTTCTCACCAAGTCGGCGCAGGTAGTCGCAGGCCCTGACGAGGTTCGGCAGCCCCGCGAAGGACCAGCTCTCCATACCATCCGGCGCACCCCAGTAGACGGGCGCAGCGAAGTCGATCCCAGCGGCGCTGATGTCCTGAAGCTGCTCCTGCCACCAGCGCGTCGAGTAGTAGCTGTAGTCGTCCCAGCTTGCCGGATGGGTGGTGCAGGCGTCTCCGCCGTCACCGTAGTTGACATGCGCGCCGGAGTAGACGTCATACCAGTAGAACAGGTAGGTACCGATCACCGGCTGACCAGCCTTGTAGCTCTCCACGGCCTTCAGGTCATCGGCGGTCAGGCTGATTGACTTCCCCGGCGCCGCCGACTCCGTGAACCCTCCTGCCTCCTGGGCCCATACCGAACCCGCCATCACCATCACCCCACAAACCGCCGGCAGCAGATGCCTTCGCATTCCGATCAGCCCTCCGTAGTCAGCACGCTGCGTAGCACACGCAGGAAGTTGCCGCCAAGAACCTTCAGAACCGTCGTCTCGTCCCAGTTTCGCCTGACCATTTCCCGGGCGATCTCACCCAGATTGCCCACGTGCGCCGGAATCGCGATTCCCTCGTCGCCCAGGCCGTCGTAGTCCGCACCGATGCCGACGTGATCGGGGCCTACGAGGTCGATGCTGTGCTCGATCTGGTCCACCAGCGTCGCCACGTCTGGGTGCTCCTGATGGATGAACTTGGCGTAGCAGGCCACACCGTGCACGCCTCCGCGCTCAGCCAGGGCCCGAATCTGGTCATCGGTGAGCCCTCGACTGTGCGGTGAGATGCTGAACACGCCGCCGTGCGAGAAGATCGGCGGCGTCTTGCTCAGCTCCAGCGCCTCAAAGAAGGTCTTGTCGTTGGAGTGAGCCAGGTCCACTACCATTCCCAGTTCGTTCATCTCGGCGATGGCCGCCCGCCCGAAGTCCATCAGCCCGGCCATGTCACGCCGCATCCGCTCGCGGTCCTCCGCCGTGCAGTAGTCGAACAGACTCGCTTCTCCCTGGCAGCCATGTTCGGGCGCCTCACCGTGGGTCAGGTTGCCGACACGGACACCGAGCCGATACAGTGCCTGCAGCACCGGCACCTGTCCCAGGCAGCAAGACAGGCTCTCGAGTTGCAGCACCACTCCGACCTTCCCGACGACCTTGGCCGCCTTGATGTCTTCTGCACTGTCGATCAGCGAGAACTCGCCCGGGTGTGCCGCCACCATCCGGTGGGTGGCCTCGATCAGCCGCAAGGCCCTCGGCAGGTCTGTGCTCCCACAGTACGAGAATAGCGCGGTCACGCCGGCTTGCTGCAGACGCGGCAAGTCCACGTGATACCGTGGGGCTGCCGGGGCGAGGTCCAGCGCGTCACCTTTGCCCAGACGCCGCTCGAGACTGTCGTTGTGTCCGTCGATGATGGTGGCTTGCTTCTGCAGGACTTCCCAGTCCAAACTCATGAGTCTGTGCTCCTTCGTTGGTTACTTCGCAGACCGCTGACTGCCCTATCTTTCGTTGAACTTGTCCAGCAGGACGGCCCCCAGGATCACGAGGCCCTTCACAATCCACTGCCAGTACTGGTCCACATGCATATGCGAGAGGCCGTTGTTCATGACGCCGATGATCAGCGCACCGACGACCGTGCCCGTGATGCTCCCGCGACCCCCCATCAGGCTCGTGCCGCCGACGACCACCGCGGCGATGGCGTCCAGTTCAAACATCTGGCCTTCCTTAGGGTCGCCCGACATCAGCTTGGCCGCCTGGATGATCG
Protein-coding sequences here:
- a CDS encoding DUF5010 domain-containing protein, whose translation is MRRHLLPAVCGVMVMAGSVWAQEAGGFTESAAPGKSISLTADDLKAVESYKAGQPVIGTYLFYWYDVYSGAHVNYGDGGDACTTHPASWDDYSYYSTRWWQEQLQDISAAGIDFAAPVYWGAPDGMESWSFAGLPNLVRACDYLRRLGEKCPKIGLFYDTSTLSHNKSGRKVDLSTPDGKAWFYCTVRDFFSYIPPRLWAAIDGRPIILLYSPGFAAKQDPELFPYVRERFEKDFGVNPYIIKQTAWEGEADNTCNWGGALGLSLAGCAALGPGYDHSAVRGRQPLVKERENGAFYSRNWEMLLRLNPVRRPWLAMVETWNEFHEGTDVANSRETGRQYIDLTRKYADAFHNNERLKVALEPYGAATLISSTFGEGGKDGGIQVPSSGDGISVPIVLRGRPCVQTATNPYGAKYLYFRLDDSFAFDLDPQPLTISVEYRDAGCEAFELQYDSQDPAGSVREGAFKPGGKVTLGNTEEWKTATFQIEDAKFANRSNGADFRLSVLGTGDLAVARCEVKKG
- a CDS encoding membrane dipeptidase, whose product is MSLDWEVLQKQATIIDGHNDSLERRLGKGDALDLAPAAPRYHVDLPRLQQAGVTALFSYCGSTDLPRALRLIEATHRMVAAHPGEFSLIDSAEDIKAAKVVGKVGVVLQLESLSCCLGQVPVLQALYRLGVRVGNLTHGEAPEHGCQGEASLFDYCTAEDRERMRRDMAGLMDFGRAAIAEMNELGMVVDLAHSNDKTFFEALELSKTPPIFSHGGVFSISPHSRGLTDDQIRALAERGGVHGVACYAKFIHQEHPDVATLVDQIEHSIDLVGPDHVGIGADYDGLGDEGIAIPAHVGNLGEIAREMVRRNWDETTVLKVLGGNFLRVLRSVLTTEG